Sequence from the Sphingomonas suaedae genome:
CGTCGCCCTCGCGCGGGCGCTTGGGCTCGCGCGCGGCGACGTAATAATCCTCGCGGAACACGAACCAGACCATGTCGGCGTCCTGCTCGATCGAGCCCGATTCGCGCAGGTCCGACAGCATCGGGCGCTTGTCCTCGCGGCTTTCGACGGCACGGCTGAGCTGCGAGAGCGCGATGACGGGAACGTTGATGTCTTTGGCCAGCGTCTTGAGACCGCGGCTGATCTCCGAGATTTCCTGCACGCGGTTGCCGTCGCGGTTGTTGCCGCTGCCCTGGAGCAGCTGGAGATAGTCGACGATGACGAGGCCGAGCTCGCCGTCATGCTTGGACTGGAGGCGGCGCACGCGGCTGTGCAGCGCGCTGATCGTCAGGCCGGCGGTATCGTCGATATAGAGCGGGAGCTGTTCGAGGTCGGCGGCGGCCTGCGCCAGCTGGGCGAACTCCGCCTTGCTGATATTGCCCATGCGCAGCGCTTCGGACGGGATCTTCGACGATTCGGACAGGATGCGCAGCGCCAGCTGGTCTGCCGACATTTCGAGGCTGAAGAACGCGACCTTGGCGCCGATCGATTCCTTGGGGCTGATCCCCAGGCGGACATCGTCCATCATGCGGCGCGCGGCGTTGTAGGCGATGTTGGTGGCGAGCGAGGTCTTGCCCATGCCGGGACGCCCGGCGAGGATGATGAGATCGCTGTGGTGCAGGCCGCCGATCCGGCTGTTGACCGAATCGAAGCCGGTGGTGACGCCCGCGACGCCGCCGCCCGCGCTCTGCGCACGCTTGGCGTTTTCGAGCGCGATCTTGGTCGCTTCGTTGAACGATTTGACGTTGTTGGCGGTGCCGCCATCCGCCGCGACCTTGAACAACGCCTCTTCGGCGCGGTCGATCTGTTCGCGCGGGTTGACGTCCTCGCTGGTGTCGAGCGCCTTTTCGACCATGTCGCGACCGACCACGACCAGTTCGCGGAGCAGCGCGAGATCGTAGATCTGCCGGGCGAACTGCCGCGCGCCGATCAGGCCCGCACCCGATCCGGTGAGCTGCGCGAGATAGGCGGGCCCGCCGAGCTGGGCCATCCCCTCATCCTTTTCGAACAGCGGCTTCAGCGTCACCGGGGTCGCCAGCATGTCCTGCTTGCGCAGTGTCTTAATCGCGCGGAAGATTCGGCCGTGCACCGGCTCGAAGAAATGCTGGTCCTGGATCACCTCGACAATGTCGTCCGCCAGGCGGTTGTCGATCATCATCGCGCCGAGCAGCGCGGCCTCCGCCTCCACATTCTGGGGCAGGCGCGGGGCGGCATCCGCCGATGCGGCGGGCAGGGTTGCGATCGTGGCCATGCCCCCCTTTCCCACCCCGCGCGGCGCATCTCAACTGTGGATTACCTTCAATTCTGTGGACGAGGGGGCGACCTGCCCACTAGATGCGGCGCATGGCCGATCCCCGGATCATCGACGTCACGCTGGACGAGCGCACCATCTTGTGGCGTTCGGCGGATATCGAGCAGGAGCGGCGAATCGCGATCTTCGACCTGATCGAGGAGAACAGCTTCGCGCCGCAGCGCGCCTATCCCGACGGCTATGCCGGGCCGTATCGCGTGCACCTGACGGTGCAGGAAGGGCGGCTGGGGATCGAGATCAAGCGCGAGGATGATAGCGCGCTCGAAACGCTGATCCTTGGCCTCGCCGCATTCCGGCGGCCGATCCGCGACTATTTCGCGATCTGCGACAGCTATTTCCAGGCGATCCGCAGCGCGACCCCGGCGCAGATCGAGACGATCGACATGGCGCGGCGCGGCATCCATGACGATGCGGCGCGCGTGCTGATGGAGCGGCTGGAGGGGAAGATCGCGATCGATCACCCCACCGCGCGACGGCTGTTCACGCTAATCTGCGTGCTGCACATAAAGGCATGAAATGGGTGCGGATCTGGGCGGGGATCCTCCTTGCGCTGGCGCTGGTCGGCGTGTGCGGGTGGATGTTCGCCATCGCCTGGGCCCCGCCGCGCGCCGACTATGCCATCCAGGGCATCGACGTATCGGACGAGGACGGCGCGGTCGACTGGTTCACGGTCAAGGCGGGCGATGTCGGCTTTGCCTATGCGCGCGCGACGATCGGCGCCGATGTGCGCGATGCGCTGTTCGCGGACAATTGGGCCGGGATTTACGAGGCCGGGCTGCGGCGCGGGGCGATCCATGGTTTCTCGCTGTGCCAACTGGCGCGGGATCAGGCGGGCGCGTTCGTCGCGACAGTACCGCGCGATCCCGACGCATTGCCCGCCGCGATCGACCTGTCGTTTCGCGACGACTGCCCCGCACGCCCCGAGCGCGACGTGGTGCTGGGCGAAATCCGGACGCTCGCCGCGATCCTGGAAACGCACAGCGGCAAGCCGGTGGTGCTACGAATCGACCCCGAGTTCGAGGCGCAGTATCGGATCAGCGGCGCGATCCCGCGCCCGCTGTGGAGCACGGGCCTGTTCTTTCCGCCGACCTATCTCGCCCGGCCCTGGCGGATGTGGCAGGCCAGTACGATCCGCCGAATCGAAGGGGTGGATCGCCCCGTCAACTGGAATGTCGTCGCACCATGAGTGAAGCCGAAGCCCTCCGCCTGATCGCCGCCGCGCGGGAGGCTGCGCGCCATGCCCATGCGCCCTATTCCAACTTCGCCGTAGGCGCGGCGCTGCTGATGACCGACGGGAGCATCGTCACCGGCTGCAATTTCGAGAATGCGAGCTATGGCCTGTCGCTATGCGCCGAGACGGTGGCGACGGCAAAGGCAAGTTCGGAAGGCCGGCTGCGCGAGGTGGTCGCCGTCGGGATTATCGGCGGGATGATGCAGGACGGCGTGGCGCACGGCGGCGACCCGATCCGGCCGTGCGGGCGATGCCGCCAGGTGCTCAACGAAGCGGCGCAGATGGGTGGGCGCGACCTGGCGGTGTACTGCGCCGGGGCGGAGGGCGATGCGTATGAGACGCATCGGCTGAGCGAGCTGTTGCCGCACGCCTTCGGGCCGGGGGATCTGGGGATCGAGTAGACCCCGCCGCCCGTTTGTGCTGAGCCTGTCGAAGCACCTTCACGCGCGCCTCGAACGACAGCCTTCCGCCCTTCGACAGGCTCAGGGCAAATGGATGTGATGTGCGGCTCGATCCGTAATCTTCATCGCTTCGCGTATTCGTGCGACTCAATCGTTCCGTCGGCCGGAAATCCGCATTAGAGGCTGAGCTATGAGCATTCTTTCCGACATCTGGATTCGCGATCAGGCCCTCAACCACGGCATGATCGAGCCGTTTGTCGAGGCGCAGCGGCGGGAGGGGTGTATCTCGTACGGCCTGTCGTCGTACGGCTATGACGCGCGGGTGGCGGACGAGTTCAAGATCTTCACCAATATCGACAGCGCAGTGGTGGACCCGAAGGACTTCTCGTCCACGAGTTTTGTCGATCGCCAGACCGATTGCTGCATCATCCCGCCGAACAGCTTCGCGCTGGCGCGCACGGTGGAGTATTTTCGTGTGCCGCGTGATGTGCTGGTCATCTGCCTTGGCAAGTCGACCTATGCGCGGTGCGGAATCATCGTCAACGTGACGCCGCTCGAGCCCGAATGGGAGGGGCATGTCACGCTGGAGTTTTCGAACACCACCCCCCTGCCCGCGAAAATCTATGCGAATGAAGGCGCGTGCCAGTTCCTGTTCTTGCACGGCAACGAGCCGTGCGAGACGAGCTACGCCGATCGCGCGGGCAAATATATGGGGCAGCGCGGGGTCACGCTGCCGCGGTTATAAGGTCCGATCTGCCCTCCGCCGCGAATGGGGGTTGAGGGGGAGGGGCCCCATATTCTGGAGCGTGAGCGGGCCCAACTGAACGCCTCCCCGGCGTAGGCCGGGCTCCAGTTCCGAGCGGTTGCGGGAGCGGGATGCCGCCTCATAATCGTCGATACTGGACCCCGGCCTGCGCCGGGGAACAGGGCGATGAAAATTCAGCCGCAAAGCGGTTTAGCGGACCGCCATCCGCGCCGCGTCGAGCTGGCGCAGGCCGCGCTTCGCGACCAGGTGCGATCCGGCGACGGCGCCGTCGCTGACGTCCATCGCAACCGATTTCTGATTCAGAACCTGCTGATACAGCGCCCGCGCCTCGGTCGCGCGGCCGGTGCGTGCATAGACGGCGGCGAGGTTGAGCAGCAGCTCTGGCCGGTCGCGATAGATTTTGCGCTCGGCGAGCAGCGCGCGTTCGGCGCTGTCATAATCGCCTGCCGCGATCGCCAAATGCGCTGCCGGCTGTTCGACGGTTTCGGCCTGCACCGCGGGCACCAGCGCCAGCGGCACAGCGAGGACAATTGAAGCGAGAATCTTACGCATTGCATCCATCTCCATTTATTACAGTTCAGTGACATATACGTGTCACTAATATGTCATATGGACAAGTGCGAATGCTGCAATCCGCTGCGCAATCGTCTGCGCCAGGCACAAAAAAGGGGCGGCCCGAAAGCCGCCCCCATTCGATCCGGGTCCCAAGACCCGATCAGAAGTCGTTGCGATACTGCTCGTTGCCGACGAAGCCGAGCTTCGTGACCGAGGACCGCTTGATGACCGCCAGCACCTCGTCCACACGCTCGTAGCGGGCGTCCGGATTGGGCTGGAAGTGCAGTTCCGGCTCGGGCGAGATCTGGACGCTCTGGTCCAGATACTGACGCAGCGTCACAAGGTCGATCTCGCTGCCGTTCCAATAGACGCGGCCATCGGGCTCGATCGTGATCTTGTTCTTCTGCGGCTCGATCGGAGGCGGATTCGGTTGGCCGATGTTCTGCGGCAGATCCACCTTCACCGCGTGGGTCTGGGCAGGAATGGTCACGATCAGCATGATGAGGAGAACGAGCATGACGTCGATCAGCGGCGTCGTGTTCATCTCCATCATCGGCTGGCCGTCTTCTTGGCCGGCGCTCATTGCCATGGCGTCTTACTCCTGAACTTCTGACTTATTGCGGGGCGACCGACGGCTGCGAAATGAAGCCGACCTTCACGAAGCCTGCATTCTGCATCGTGTAGATCACGCCGCCGATGCACTTGTACGGCGTGTTGATGTCGCCGCGGATATGCACTTCGGGAATGTCGTCGGGCTTGATGTTGTCGCCCAGCCGATCGACCACCGCCTTCAGCGTATCGCTCGCGCGATCCAGCAGTTCGGTGCTGGTGATCGGGCTCATCTGCCAGAATACCTGACACGTCCCGTTCTCATCGGCGCGAACCGCGAGCAGCACATTCTCCGGCTTGGTAACGGTCGGTTCGAACTGCACCTTGGGCAGTTCCAGCTCGACCGACTGAATCGCCACCGGAATCGCGATCAGAAAGATGATGAGGAGAACCAACATGACGTCCACCAGGGGCGTCGTGTTGATGTCCGACATCGGTTTTTCTTCGGCGCCACCGCCGCCTACACTCATCGCCATTGGCGCAATCCTATCTTTCGCATCCTGTCCCCGGACCCATCCGGTCCGGCGGGTGACCGTGCGGCGCGACGCGCCGCCACCGCACGGCCCTCAGTCGAACCTTCAGGCCTTGGCAGTGGTCGCGACCGGCGGCGCCTTCGGCGCGGGCTTGGCGCCCTTGACGGCGGGACGGACGCGGCCGTCCGACGCCAGATAGCCGAGCACGTCGTTCGAGAAGCCGCTGAGGTCTTCGGCGATCGACTTGTTGCGGCGCTGGAGCCAGTTGTAGGCGAGCACTGCGGGAACCGCGACGACGAGGCCGAGCGCGGTCATGATCAGCGCTTCACCGACCGGGCCGGCAACGGTGCCGATCGACGCGTCGCCCGCCGCACCGATCTTGATCAGCGCGCGGAAGATGCCGACGACGGTACCGAACAGACCGATGAACGGAGCCGTCGAACCGACGGTTGCGAGAAAAGCGAGACCGCTACCCAGCTGCGAGTTGATCGAGTCCTGCGAGCGCTGGAGCGAGCCGTGCAGCCAGTCATGCGCTTCGATCGGATCGGTCAGTTCCTTATACTGGTCCTGCGCCAGCAGCGCGTCGTCGACGATCTGGCGATAGGCCGAGTTCTTCTCGAGCTTCGCCGCGCCTTCGCGCAGGCTGCCCGACTGCCAGAACACGTTGCGCACGCGCTTATACTGGTTGAGCACCTTCTGCTGCTCGAACACCTTGGTGAACAGGATGTAGAGCGAGAAGAAGAGCATGCCGGTCAGGATGATGGCGGTGCTCCAGGCGATCACGCCGCCTTCGTTCATCGCATGGAGGATGTCGAAGTTCGCGGGAGACGCGGCCGGGGCAGCGGCACCGGCGGCGAGGATGGTGGTGAGCATGTGCGGTTTCTTTCCCTTGAGATAAAGCGGATGTTGTTCAGGTCACCGGGTGGGCGCGCCTGGCGCGCCCGAACCCGTCAGTCTTCGAGCTGCCAGCGGAAGCGCAGCGACTTGGTGCTGGCGATCGGGTTGCCGGCTGCGTCCTTCGCTGGGGCATAGCGACCGCGACGGGTCACCAGGCTGCACGTCGCATTGTCGAGCGCGGACGATCCCGAGCCTGACGTGACGCGACACCCTTCGATCCGACCCTGGGTGTTGATCGTGAAGGTGATGCCAACCGATCCTTCGTCCCCTGCGCGGCGCGCGGCGGGCGGATAATCGTCGGGCGTGACCCACGAACCCGGGTTGCCGCGTGCTGCCGCTGCCTGGCTGATGACAGGCGGGGGCGGCGGGGGCGGCGGCGCGGGCGGAGCCGGCGGCGCGGGCGGCGTCGGCGGCTGGCGGGGCGGGATCACGTCGGACAGGCTGATCGGCGGCGGGGGCGCCGGGACCTGAACGATCGGCTTCTGCACAACCACAGTGGTGGGCGGCGGCGGAACCGGCGTGTCGGGCGGCGGCGGCGGCGGTGGAACTTCCTCGGGCGGAGGCGGAGGCTCGAGAACCTCGAAGACTTCCATCTCTTCCGCGGCTTCCTTGACAAATTTGTAGGCGAGCCCGGTTACAAATGCGTAACCGAGAATGGCGAGGATGACCGAGACGACAACGATCGCCACGATCCGACTGCCTCCTACATCACGATCTGCGTAGGCCATTCAGCAACTAAACTCCTTCGTTCGCCGCGCCGTTGCCCGGCACCTTGGCATCTTTATCGGCGTGGCTCGACCTGTCGGAAGCACGCGCTTCCGGTCCAAGTGCGGCGCGAGTCCTATCGCGGCGATTTGCGTGACGCAAACGCTTTGTCGGACGCAATAAACGTATAATCGGCGCGTGGCAGAAATATTTCTGTATGCCGATGGGACAATCCGATAGGCTGTGCGCCATGTTTCGGACCCGTATTGTTTTGCTTTCCGCCGCATTCTGTGCGGCTTCGCCTCATATGTTAACGCCGGTGGCGGCCCAGCGGATTGCCGAATCCGGCGTCGTGGTGCCGCGCTATGCGGAGGTCGCCGACCTGGTGCTCGGTTCGCCGGTCGTGGTCGACGGACAGATTCGCAGCGCGGCGCGAATCAAGGGCGCGGAGGCGGCGGACGTCGCGCCGGGGCATGTCCGCTATTATGTCGAGGCGGACGTGCTGGCGCTGATTCGCGCCGGTTCGCCGATGCCCGCACGGATCGGCTATGTCGTCGATGTGCCACTAGACGCGCGCGGACGGGCACCCCGGCTCAACAAGCGGCGCGTGCTCGCCTTTGCCCGCCCCGTCGCGGGACGGCCGACAATGGTGCAGCTCACCACCCTCGATTCGCAGCGCGACTGGTCCGCGGAGCTGGACGCGATGGTTCGCCGTATCGTGCGCGAGGTGGTGGCGCCCGACGCGCCTCCGGCGGTCACCGGCCTCGGCAATGCCTTTCACGTTCCCGGCACATTGCCGGGCGAGGGGGAGACGCAGATCTTCGTCCAGACCGCGACCGGCGACCCGATTTCGCTGTCGATCCTGCGACGGCCGGGACAGGACCGGCGCTGGTCGGTCTCGCTGGGCGAGATCGTCGATGAGGGCGCAGGCCCGCCGCCGCGCGACACCTTGCTGTGGTACCGGCTCGCCTGCGGCCTGCCGCGCACCCTGCCTGCCGAGAGCCTGTCAGCCGAGGATCCGGAGAATGCCCGCGTTGCGCGGGAGGATTACCGCTTCGTGCTCGACCAGCTGGGCAACTGCCGGGGTTAGGGCGTTCGTATTGCGACCGTCGGGCGTTTTATCTGACTCGCTCTCCGGTCGTTTGCCCTGGGCTTGTCGAAGGGCTGTACCCGGTCGTCACTGAGCGCGGGATCGGTGCTTCGCCAGGCTCAGCACAAACGGCACACTGAGTTGGGTTTGTGGCCGGGCGGGGAGCGGGCAGGTGCCGGCCTGGTCTGCGCCGAACTATTTCCGGTGGCGCACCATGCGGATGCCGATCTTCTCATCCGCTTCGGCTATGGCGAGCTTGACGATCTCCACCTCGACACGGCTGATCCGCGCGTCGCCGGTCATGAGCGTTTCCACGATATGGTCGGCAACGCCCTCGATCAGGGTGAAATGCACGCCGGGCGGCAGCGCGCCGGTCGCAGCGTGTTTGAGATCGAGATAGGATTTCGACGCGCTGAGCGGCGTATCGGGAGCGAACTGGTCGATCGGGAGCAGATCGACGGTGATCGAGATGCGCAGCGGCTGGGGCAGGTGCGTCTCTTCGGAATAGACGCCGGTGAGGACCTGGACTTCGAGATCGCGAACCTGAAGCTGAAGAAGATCGTGCAACGAACCATGCCCTTCCGGCGAAAATTGATCGCGCGCCCATAGCAGAACGCGCGGCGGCGGAAAGCCTTGTGCCGGCACACGCGCGCCGATTCGGCTTTGCGCGATGGCGACCGCCCGCTAAAGGCGCGCGCCCGGCATTGCGTTGCCGGATGGCTGGAGACCCGCCGCGTGTTCGAGCTTGCCCCCCTGTCCGCTGTCCCCGCCGATGCGGTCGAGCGCCTGCTCGACGCGGCGTTCGGCGCCGACCGGCATGGCCGCACCGCCTATCGCGTGCGCGACGGGGTCGATGCCGAGGCCGGTCTGTGCTTCGCCGCAGTCGCGGGCGATGCGTTGGTCGGCAGCATCCAGTGCTGGCCGGTGGCGCTGCACGGGGATGACGGCAGCGAGACGCCGATGGTGATGGTCGGCCCGGTCGCGGTATCACCCGCACACCAGAATATCGGCATCGGCCGCGCGCTGAT
This genomic interval carries:
- a CDS encoding tetratricopeptide repeat protein — translated: MRKILASIVLAVPLALVPAVQAETVEQPAAHLAIAAGDYDSAERALLAERKIYRDRPELLLNLAAVYARTGRATEARALYQQVLNQKSVAMDVSDGAVAGSHLVAKRGLRQLDAARMAVR
- a CDS encoding replicative DNA helicase, encoding MATIATLPAASADAAPRLPQNVEAEAALLGAMMIDNRLADDIVEVIQDQHFFEPVHGRIFRAIKTLRKQDMLATPVTLKPLFEKDEGMAQLGGPAYLAQLTGSGAGLIGARQFARQIYDLALLRELVVVGRDMVEKALDTSEDVNPREQIDRAEEALFKVAADGGTANNVKSFNEATKIALENAKRAQSAGGGVAGVTTGFDSVNSRIGGLHHSDLIILAGRPGMGKTSLATNIAYNAARRMMDDVRLGISPKESIGAKVAFFSLEMSADQLALRILSESSKIPSEALRMGNISKAEFAQLAQAAADLEQLPLYIDDTAGLTISALHSRVRRLQSKHDGELGLVIVDYLQLLQGSGNNRDGNRVQEISEISRGLKTLAKDINVPVIALSQLSRAVESREDKRPMLSDLRESGSIEQDADMVWFVFREDYYVAAREPKRPREGDDPKTFEDHAKWALDMERVYGLAELIIAKQRHGATGKTLLKFEPSYTRFSDYAGDMVVEPYE
- a CDS encoding N-acetyltransferase, which codes for MCRHTRADSALRDGDRPLKARARHCVAGWLETRRVFELAPLSAVPADAVERLLDAAFGADRHGRTAYRVRDGVDAEAGLCFAAVAGDALVGSIQCWPVALHGDDGSETPMVMVGPVAVSPAHQNIGIGRALMWRAIRRAGGEEGVTRIDGGEALMLIGDPDYYDQFGFDASHTTDWRLPGPFERHRLLARGVVPDVAGLVGPRRPFAQRSKSA
- a CDS encoding UPF0262 family protein, with translation MADPRIIDVTLDERTILWRSADIEQERRIAIFDLIEENSFAPQRAYPDGYAGPYRVHLTVQEGRLGIEIKREDDSALETLILGLAAFRRPIRDYFAICDSYFQAIRSATPAQIETIDMARRGIHDDAARVLMERLEGKIAIDHPTARRLFTLICVLHIKA
- a CDS encoding energy transducer TonB, coding for MAYADRDVGGSRIVAIVVVSVILAILGYAFVTGLAYKFVKEAAEEMEVFEVLEPPPPPEEVPPPPPPPDTPVPPPPTTVVVQKPIVQVPAPPPPISLSDVIPPRQPPTPPAPPAPPAPPPPPPPPVISQAAAARGNPGSWVTPDDYPPAARRAGDEGSVGITFTINTQGRIEGCRVTSGSGSSALDNATCSLVTRRGRYAPAKDAAGNPIASTKSLRFRWQLED
- the dcd gene encoding dCTP deaminase, whose translation is MSILSDIWIRDQALNHGMIEPFVEAQRREGCISYGLSSYGYDARVADEFKIFTNIDSAVVDPKDFSSTSFVDRQTDCCIIPPNSFALARTVEYFRVPRDVLVICLGKSTYARCGIIVNVTPLEPEWEGHVTLEFSNTTPLPAKIYANEGACQFLFLHGNEPCETSYADRAGKYMGQRGVTLPRL
- a CDS encoding cytidine deaminase; protein product: MSEAEALRLIAAAREAARHAHAPYSNFAVGAALLMTDGSIVTGCNFENASYGLSLCAETVATAKASSEGRLREVVAVGIIGGMMQDGVAHGGDPIRPCGRCRQVLNEAAQMGGRDLAVYCAGAEGDAYETHRLSELLPHAFGPGDLGIE
- a CDS encoding dihydroneopterin aldolase; the encoded protein is MHDLLQLQVRDLEVQVLTGVYSEETHLPQPLRISITVDLLPIDQFAPDTPLSASKSYLDLKHAATGALPPGVHFTLIEGVADHIVETLMTGDARISRVEVEIVKLAIAEADEKIGIRMVRHRK
- a CDS encoding GH25 family lysozyme, which gives rise to MKWVRIWAGILLALALVGVCGWMFAIAWAPPRADYAIQGIDVSDEDGAVDWFTVKAGDVGFAYARATIGADVRDALFADNWAGIYEAGLRRGAIHGFSLCQLARDQAGAFVATVPRDPDALPAAIDLSFRDDCPARPERDVVLGEIRTLAAILETHSGKPVVLRIDPEFEAQYRISGAIPRPLWSTGLFFPPTYLARPWRMWQASTIRRIEGVDRPVNWNVVAP
- a CDS encoding MotA/TolQ/ExbB proton channel family protein gives rise to the protein MLTTILAAGAAAPAASPANFDILHAMNEGGVIAWSTAIILTGMLFFSLYILFTKVFEQQKVLNQYKRVRNVFWQSGSLREGAAKLEKNSAYRQIVDDALLAQDQYKELTDPIEAHDWLHGSLQRSQDSINSQLGSGLAFLATVGSTAPFIGLFGTVVGIFRALIKIGAAGDASIGTVAGPVGEALIMTALGLVVAVPAVLAYNWLQRRNKSIAEDLSGFSNDVLGYLASDGRVRPAVKGAKPAPKAPPVATTAKA
- a CDS encoding ExbD/TolR family protein, yielding MAMSVGGGGAEEKPMSDINTTPLVDVMLVLLIIFLIAIPVAIQSVELELPKVQFEPTVTKPENVLLAVRADENGTCQVFWQMSPITSTELLDRASDTLKAVVDRLGDNIKPDDIPEVHIRGDINTPYKCIGGVIYTMQNAGFVKVGFISQPSVAPQ
- a CDS encoding ExbD/TolR family protein — translated: MAMSAGQEDGQPMMEMNTTPLIDVMLVLLIMLIVTIPAQTHAVKVDLPQNIGQPNPPPIEPQKNKITIEPDGRVYWNGSEIDLVTLRQYLDQSVQISPEPELHFQPNPDARYERVDEVLAVIKRSSVTKLGFVGNEQYRNDF